The following nucleotide sequence is from Barnesiella propionica.
ATTCTCAATCTGGCGGGAGAGTTGCTTACGATGTACAGAGTTTTTTTTGCCAGATCAAGTTGGTTTCTTATAGGTGTTTTTCCGTTATTATATTCTTTTTTACGTTGAACAAGCACCTGCTTGTTCAGCAGTAGAGGTTCTGTAAAAGAATATTTTTCTCTGTTTTCTGTAGTTATAGGCAACTGCCGGGCTACGATATCATATGTGTTGTGTTCAAGTCCGTTCAGGCTTTTGCTTAAACTTACTTCCGGATATATTTCCACTTCCCAACCGCTCCTTTTGCTTATGAGCTTTGCCAGTTCATAATCGAATCCGATGACCGTATCGTCTGATATATAATAGGTGAGAGGAGTAAAGTCGGTTACGACACGAAGTATTTTTTCAATATTTATTTCTTTATAATCACGCTGTATCGGATTGCTTAGGGAACAATTCTTTAAGCTGATCATCAATAAAATAACCGATATTAGTAATATAAAATAAATTAATATACGTTTGCTGACCATCATATTGACTCATTTTAATTGGCAAAATCAATAGATAATCCCAATTGGAATATACTTGGGTTAAGAGGGTAGTGAGGCATAGAGAAGTAATTATTGCCTCCGAATATTCCTTTATTGGCGTGAGAAAACAAAACGTAAAAACGGGTTTTCTGGAGTTTCATGTTCACATAAGCATTCATAAACGGATAATTCCCCACTTCAATTTCATCTTGGTTGTGGAAAACCAGAGTGGCCGGTTGAAATGTTTCGCTTTTGTATTTAGTATAATACCTGCAATCGACCCCCAACTGTACATGTAAAACTTTAGCTATGCGAAATAGCAAATACATATTGCTATAGACACTTAATTCCGGCAATGGAATAACGGAACTTTTGGATGATTTCTGATAAGTTATTTCATTATCCAGATTGAAAATACCGAATTTAAAGTCCTGCTTGAGTGTCGCATTGAATACTTGTATGATAGATGATTCCTGACGGGGTAGGGCATCCTTGTCGAAATAGACATAGTTTTGCAGGTTCTCTACTCCGATATTCAGGTGGGTACGCCAGCGTTCTATGTGAAATTCGCCGCCAACGCGAAACCGGCGTATTTTCCCGAAATCATTATCCCAAATGAAATGATTGGATGTATAGTGTTTATAGAAATAAGGAACTTCGGTATTTCTGAAAAATCCGTAAGCCCGGATTTGTACCGTATCTTTGAAAAGAGGGAAACGGCTGCGAATATTTCCGGTTATATCTATATCACCGATTGCAGAGCCTAATAAACCGAACTTAGCGTTTACATTATATGTCAATATCTTACCCTGGCGTTTGGATATTTCTCCTCCCAACCATAATAAGTTGTCGGTATGATGGGGGGGATTCGAGAATTCGGGCAGAGGATCGCATCCGTCGGGAACCACACCCGGAGTTAAAGTGTCACCTATTTGTGTAAATCTTCTTATTTCGTAAGTAGCATATGCGGCCAAACCCATTTTTGCCCATTTGTTAAATCCTTCTAATAGCGAAATTCCAAATGTATTTCTCAAAGACCACCATGAATTTATTTCGTTTGTACCTTGATTGGACAAATATGTATTGGCAAAATATGTCGTATCGTTCGTTATTGAATTGTTAACGAAACGGTGTTTGTTTTCATTATATTCTATTGTATGGATAAAACTGGTGACAGGAATAAATGTTTCGATAATGCTGGTATCTTTTTTAGTCTCTTTATAATATCCAAGATTATAACGTTGTGTGGCATAATATTCTTGTCCACGTATCCGGCTGTATGCATCGGTCAAATTTACCGGTATTGTTTTAGTGTCGATTTTTGTTTGTCCTCCCTGTAATTCTTCAGGGCGTAATATATAGTCGTCGTTAGTGATTCCCCCGTTTACCTGATTGACAAAATTGTATACATTAACGAACGCTTGTAGCTGGTATTTATCGCTTATATAACTGCCGAACAAACGATAAGAAAAATCTTTGCTTGCCTGTTGCTGGTAATGTCCTCGGGAAAGGATATAATCTACTCCTCCTCCGAACTCCAATTGTTTGGTTGCATTTCCTGAAAAGACAGCTTTAAGGTGGTCTATGGCATTTTTCTTGGAGCCTCCGCTCCCATAAGAAAGCAATGTCATAGGTATACGGCTGTTATAAAATGTCCAATTGGATGCCGTATTTATCCATTGAGAGTATGGATCTTTGAAAAAAAATTCCGAAGTAACAGGGCGTTCAAAGAATATTTTAGATTGGCCGGCTCCTCCGAGATTTCCAGTCGTACTATATGCTACCGACCGGGCATTGGGAATATCGGTCTGGTAATAATTGAGCATTAATGTATCCATGGGAGCCGGAACAATATTGCCCAGCGGTTGTGTAATATGCCATGCATAAGGTCCGGGGACACTTTTCTCCTTCTCTGCCTTTAATATCAGAAAAGAACAGATGGTCCATATGATAATAACGACTTTTTTCATGCGACTGCAAAGATATAACTAAATAACCGAAATGAAAGGATGATGGATTCCTTTATTCTTGGTTAAAATCTATTTTATCTTTTTAGTAAAAAGATATATCCGGTTATTTGATTACTATTTCGCAATTATCCAGGCTGCATATTACAGCCAGGGATTCTACATGTATGTTTTTTTTCCTGAGTAATTCGCTTCCTTTCTGAAATTCTTTTTCAATGATGAATCCCATTCCGCTAAGATGTGCACCGGCCTGATGTATAAGTTCTATCATTCCCAGGGCGGCATTACCGTTGGCGAGAAAATCGTCGATGCAGAGAATATAATCCTGAGGCGTGAGATAATCGCTGCTTATGGATATAGGATATTCCCGGTCTTTTGTAAAAGAATGTACGGTAGTGGTAAGCGCATTTATCATAGTTTTAGGCTCTTTTTTCTTTGCGAATACAACCGGAAGTTTCATAATATAACCGACCATAATAGCCGGGGCTATTCCACTTGCTTCAATAGTCATTATTTTATTGATCCGCTCGTGAGAGAATCTTTTGGCAAATTCTTTGGCAATGGCTTCCATCAGTAACGGATCCATTTGGTGGTTTATAAAACTGTCTACTTTTAAAATTCCTCCTTCAAAACATTTGCCGTCTTCCAGGATACGACGTTTTAATAACTCCATAATAATTAGTTGTGCTGGTATAAATATCGTTTAATGCTGCGTTTAGGGGTTTTCTCAAATTCTTCAAAATATACTTTTACCCGGCTTATCTGACTGTACGCCGGAAGTTCTTTATTCAGAGCCTGCCGGTTTTCATCCATCAGCTTTTCTATTTGTTCGGTAGAAATACCTGATTTACAAGCGTTCTCAATATCAGGATATATCAATGCCACCAGTTTACCGTCTTTTTCAACGATCAGAGATTCGTTTACATAGGGCATATTATTAAGTTTATCCTCAATCTCTTCAGGATAGATGTTTTGCCCGGATGGTCCCAGTATCATGTTTTTATTCCTGCCTTTCAGGTGTATAAATCCTTTGGAATCAACCGTACAAAGATCCCCGGTATTCATCCAACCGTCCCGGAATATTGCTTTTGTAGCTTCGTCATTTCGATAGTATCCAGTCATCGTATTGTCTCCTTTTACCCATAATTCTCCTACTATGTTCTCCGGATCGGGTGAATCTACTTTCATTTCCATGCGTTCTACGATTCGCCCGCATGCACCCGGGGGATTTTCGGTCCAAGGAGCGTACGAAATTAGCGGACCACATTCTGTCATACCGTATCCTATTGTAAAAGGAAATTCGATTTTTTTCAAAAAGGCTTCCACTTCTTTGTTTAATCCGGCGCCGCCGATTATCATTTCCTGAAGATTGCCACCGAAAGTCTCGAACAATTTATTTTTTATTTTCAACAATAGTTGCGTATCAATAATGGGGACTTTAAGCAGTACGCGCATAAGCGGTTTTTCCAACAAAGGAAATACTTTCGATTTTATTATCTTTTCAATAATAAGCGGTACTGTGATAATTAACTTAGGTTTAACTTCGGAAAATGCATCCATAATGATTTTAGGAGACGGTACACGTGTAAGAAAATGGAGGTGACATCCTTTCACAAATGGGTGTATGGTTTCGATTACCATTCCATACATATGTGCCATCGGCAACATACAAACAATATTATCTCCCGCTTGAAGAAAATCGAGGTTTTCTATGCAAAACTTGACATTGGACCAAAGACTGCGGTAGGAGAGCATAACACCCTTGGAAAAACCTGTAGAGCCCGATGTATAATTAATAATGGCTAGTTGGTCTGGTTTGTCTTTGTAATAAGATACATTGTCCGGCGTAAAACGGCTGGGATATTTTTTTCCGAATAATTCATTCAATCGGTTCCTTGTCTCTATAAGTTTTTTATTCTTCGACGCGAGGACTGAAAAATCATTGATCAATATAATTCCGTTCAAATTTTTCATGTGAACTTCGTTCAGGTTTTCCCAAACAGCGTCACCAACGAAAAGAAATTTTGCATCCGAATGATTGACGATATGGTGTATGTTGTCTGCTTTAAATTCATGCAGTATAGGAACCGGAACAGCTCCGTATGTGAGTGTTGCAAAGAAAGCTACAGCCCAGTGGGACGAGTTCTTTCCGCAAATCGCAATCTTATCTCCCGTTTTAATACCTGCACTTTCGAGCAAAAGATGGATTTTTTCTATCTTTCGGGCAACGTCTTTAAATTGATATGAAACTCCATTAAAATCGGACAAAGCAACTCTTTCCCAATTTTTTTTAATGGATTCTTCTATATATGCGTTCAGACTGTTAGACATAACTATATATTCTTGATTGTTACTAATAAGAATAACAAAGTTAGATATATTTTGATAAAAAACAATCTGTTTTTATTTTACGATGAGTTTCACCGGTTACTTAGTTTCCCGTGATTTTTTTAATAAGACAATTGACTATCCTGATTGCGTTTTAATGTAAATAAGAAATTCAGTCCGCCATTAGCGCCGTTTTTTACCATTATTTCACCTTTATGAAAAAGAACGGCATTTTTTACGATAGCCAAGCCTAATCCTGTTCCTCCTAATTTACGTGAGCGCCCTTTATCCACTCTATAAAAACGTTCGAATAAACGATTTAAATGTTCCTGGGAAACACCTGTTCCGGTATCGGAAAATGACAGGTAGTAATATTCATCGTCCTTATAATAGCACTCCACTAAGACCTGGCTGCCATCGCCGGCATATGAAATAGCGTTATCGGTCAGATTACGAAATATAGAATATAGCAAAGAATAATTACCGCATATATTTGTTTCTTCAGGAATGCGTGATATAGCAGTCATATGATGTTCGGCCAATTGTGTTGCCGATTCATTGAATATATCGTCGACCAGTTTATCAAGAGATACTACTGCACAGTCGAACAGATCATTAGATTCATCCAGACGGTTAAGCATAGAAATGTCTCTCAACAACCCGGCCAAACGTATTGTCTGAGCATAACATCTTTGCATAAATAAGGATCGTTTTTCTTCTGATAAAAAAGGATTGGATAATATTGTTTCCATATATCCTTGAATGCTGCTTACCGGTGTTTTTAATTCGTGGGCGATATTTTGTGTAAGTTGTTTTTTTAATTGTGTTTCTTTTTCTTGGAAAGTAATGTCATTTATAGCTATTTCAAACGTATGGTCTTGGAAAATAATACATTCGACCTGGAAGGTCTTTCCATTTTTGGTGAGGAATATAGAGTCTGCAATAAACTCTTCGCCAATATGGCGGGCATTGCGGCGTTTGTTAACAAATTCATGTATTTTGTAAAACTCTTTTTCTTCGAAAAAACTTTCTACATTTTTTATGGTAGTATCTGTAATGAGATTGAGATATTGTACAAATAAATTATTAGCCACTATTACTTTTTTGTCTGCAGAAAATATGGCCAGTCCTTCTTTGGAGAATTGTAAATGTTTAAATAGTTTTTCTTTTTCTATGGACAGTTCTTCTTTTGTAGTACGTAGATTATTGTATATGCGTATAAGATTGCGAGTCACGTCCCCTATATCGCTTTTGTCTGGCTGTATTCCCGTATCCAACTGGAAACCTTGTTCTGCCTGTTTAGAAAAATGTTTTAAAATGGAAACGGAATTGCCTAATTTATGACAAAAGTAAAATAGGATTAGAATCGTTATAACAGATGATATAATCAGAAAATAGAAAAATCCGATGTCTACGTTTAATATCGAATCAATATGTATGTCAAAAGGTAGAGAACTCCTTATTATTAAATAGTTATCGTATGATTTTGCAGAATAAAAGAATGATTGATTTAATGAACTTGACCGGCGAAGAGCGTATCCCGAACCTTTTTCTATAGCTTGTATAATTTCAGGACGAGATAAATGTGATTCTTTATTAGATAATTCGCTTTCATGATTATCCATTAGAATTTCTCCCGTTTTAGCGGATAAAATGGTAACTCTTAATTTTTTATCCGTGATGTAATGAACAATAGAATCGAGGCTTTTTTGGGAAAAAGTTATTGTATCGTTGTATATTCTTTTATGAATTAAATCATTATATTCTTGTAATGTCGAGTTCAATAATTCTTTTCTATGTTCTTTCTCCATACTGTATTGAAATATGAGTATGGCCGTTACAAATAGTAAAAAGAGAGCTGCTATCGTTATGAACAACTCTCTGTGAAAAGGCATTTTTTTAAATATATTCATTCTTTATTGAAAAACGATTCAAACTGTTTCGAAACAATAGCCATATCCTAAACGGGTGACAATATATTTTCCATAATCACCTATTTTTTTCCTTAATCTTGTAATATTTACATCAATCGTCCTGTCCAGCACATATACTTCGTCACTCCATACTTTTGATAAAATTTCTTCTCTTGAGAAAACTTGTCCAGGGTAAGAAAGCAATAATTTTAATATCTCGAACTCTTTTTTGGTAAGTGATATTTCTTCTTGTGATATGAATGCTTTTTTCTTTATCGGATCGAGAGTAAGTTTATCAAAAGATAAAATAGCCGGTTCGTTGTCCGGTTCGGAAACCGAACGACGTAATACGGCTTTTACTCTTGCCATAACTTCCCGAATAGAAAAAGGTTTGGATATATAATCGTCTGCTCCTATATTAAATCCAGTAAGTCTGTCATTCTCCGTATCCTTAGCAGTGAGGAATATTATAGGGATTTTGGCCGTTTTTTCATTCTTGCGCAAAATATTAGCAAATTTAAAGCCGCTCATTTCTCCCATCATAACATCAAGTATGATCAGTTTATATTCGCTCAATGTCATTTTTAACGCTTCTTCTGCCGAATTTGCCGAATCTACCTCATATCCTTCTGTTTCGAGATTGAATTTGAGTATTTCACATAAATCTTCTTCATCGTCAACTACGAGAATCTTGTAAATTGTCATGGTTTTGAGTTTTTGAATTAGTTTATGCAAAGATTTTAAAAAGTTATTTCACTTATATTACAAACTACTTTTATTTACATGTCTTGTTTAGGAATACTTATTTAAGCAGTTCTTGTAATAATAAAGGATCATTAGTGGTAATATAATCAACCTTTTTATCTATCAGTTCGAGCATTTGGTCTTTTTTATTTACTGTCCATACATTAATAGTCAATCCGCATGCTTTGGCTTCATCATACCAATGTGGATGTTTCTTCATGCATAAATAAGAAAAATCTATTCCTGTATATCCTTTCTGTTTTAATTCTGCAGGAGAATAATTACAAGATAAATAAGCTACTTTAGCATTTGGGGCAAGTCGTATAAGTTCATCGCCTGTAATAATACTGAATGTGATATATTCTACCTTATCTTCTATGCCTAAATTTTTTACCATATCGACTGTTTTCCTGGCAATCAGCTTTTGTTTTTCCAAACCGGTTTGCTCTTTCAATTCTATAATCAGTTTTGTTTTATCCTGATTTTTTCCTGCACTTAAATAATCTATCAGTAAAGGAATATTTTCACCGTTTTTCAATTTTGACTTACATATTTGTTCAGCGGTGCAATCTTCTACTTTAAGTCCGTCCAAAGTAGTAGGATTATGATTAACAATTAAAACACTGTCTTTTGTCAGCCATACGTCCAATTCCGAACCGTAAACACCGATTTCAACAGCTTTTTTTAAAGAAGTTATAGAATTCTCCGCACTACCTTCACAGTCCCAATACCCTCTATGAGCGATAACATGTGTTTTTGACTGAGCTGAAATACCTGCAACCGAAAGGGTAGTGAATAATAACAAAGGAAAGATTTTTTTCATATAGGTGTGTTTTTAATGTTACTTCAAATATATGGATTTTGTTCCAAAAAGACAATAGATAAATAAAAAAGAAGCGAGTCTCTCGACTAACTTCTTTTTTAAAATTGAATGTTGTTTTTTTACAAATATGCTCAACCTTATGGTATGAACAATTAATCAATTAAAATTTGATTCTACTCTGAAAAGATTGCGACTTAATAAAAGCCTTAACAAACAAAAAAAAGATCTTTTATGTTTGAATAGTACAAAGAAATAAGCCTGAAACAGTATTTACAAATTAATGGTATATTTGACCTTGCTATGGGATGAAATGTAAATATATGGGGTAAATTATTCTATTAAGGGGTGAAATAATTTACAATATAAAATACTTTTGCGCGTTTTTTGATCTAAAAAGAGTATCTTTGACATTTATAAACGCCGCGACATATGAATTTTTGGAATAAACGGGTACCTGGATATAATTATGAAAAAAAGAATCTGATAAAGTTGGTTCTTTTTACAGCTTTGTTTGCTATAATATTCATTAATATATATAAACCGTTCAGTTCTCCTACGTGGTATCGTGTAACCAATTTTATGTTTCTTGTATTTTCTACATTAATTGTACTGACGGGAGTACTGGTTGTTGTCGTCAGTCGTATTGTAATGTATTATTATGCAAAGAAAAAACCGATAACATATGGCGATTATATCTTGTGGGTGTTCTTTGAGATTATATTTATGTCGCTTTTTTATACTGGTTATGCTCTTTCTGTCAATAAGGAAAGAGATGTATTGCAGACTTTGCAGGAGTCCACGATAAATACAGCATTGGTTTTGTTATTACCTTATTCTATTCTTATGCTATATTTTTCCTGGCAGGAAAAGGAGAAACAATTAGAATTAATAGACAAGGTTTCTGCTGAAAAAGGAGAATCGAAAGTAATCGCTTTTTATGATGAAAAAAGGGAGCTCAGACTATCGGTGAAGCGTAGTAATTTGCTGTATCTCGAATCTGCGGATAACTATGTTTGCATCTGGTATCTTAATAAAGATACGATAACCCGGTATATGTTAAGAAGTACATTGAAAGCTGTTGAAGAAGAATTGGCTTCGGATTATATATTGCGATGCCACAGGTCGTATATGGTTAATTTCGATCATGTAAAAGTTCTTAGAAAAGGGAAGGATGGTGTTTTCCTTGAATTAGGAATACCCAATGTTCCAGATATTCCTATTTCTAAAACATATAGCGAGACAGTTACACAAAAATTTATTCAGTTTACCGCATAATCTTATTTCATGTAATACAATTTATTATTAATTCCCGTAAATATTATGAGAAGTTTTTATTTGTACCAGACTTCCCTCGGAAAAATTTGGATAGCAGCGGATGAAAATGCGATATACCGTATTTCTTTTTTTGAAATATGGGATGCTGTAGAGAAAGAAACACCGGCTATACGGGAAGCTTATAACCAAATCTGCGACTATCTTCATGGAGAAAGAAAAACTTTTGATTTGTTGTTAGATCCGCAAGGTACCCCGTTTCAGAAAAGCGTATGGGACGAACTGATGAAAATACCTTATGGAGAGGTTCGTAGTTATAAGCAAATAGCAGAAGCTGTCGGTAATTCTAAAGCATGCCGGGCAGTTGGTATGGCGAATAACAAAAATCCTTTGTTAATTGTTGTTCCTTGTCATCGGGTAATAGGGAGTAACGGGGCACTGGTCGGATATGGAGGCGGATTAAATAATAAAAATTATTTGCTTAAATTAGAAAAAGAACATTCTTAAAAAATATTTTGGGATATTTAGAAGCAAAAAGTCCGGTTTATTATAAAACCGGACTTTTTAGCTATTGCATTGAGCATTTTAATTCTTTAGGTCTTGTCATAGTTTCTTTGTATATATTGCCAAAACGGTCGGTGACCTTAATTTCCAAAGTAGAGGTCGGGCTCGAAGCTGTAACCATGAAAAGATGTGCTGTGTTATTGCTCACAAAATCGGCTGTAGGATCGGCATTTGCATTCAGCCTTTTAGCTTCATAGGAAATTATATGCAAAGGGTCTTTTTTAACAACTCGTGTCACTTTTAGCGGATTACCGTTTTCGGTAACTTCTATATTCCAGTTCATGTCATGTCCCCATATGTTTAATAACACCTGATTTTTTTCATTTTTAATAGCATACTCTCCGGAATATGTCTTCATCTTGGCTTCTGTAGAATTGGGTGCATATTTTTCAGCCGTTACATAACACTCATTTAGATCATAACTTCTAAACTGTTTGTTTTTATTCTCTCCAATGCCTTTATAATACCACTGTATATTATTATTTTCTATCTCAAAAACACCATATCCTCCGGGAGAACCATCTTTACAGATATGATTTCCGGCATATCCGTTCTTGCCGGTCCACCACCATGTTGCGCATACGGCTGCAATATTATGCTCTGTAATAGATTCGGATGCTTCAATTATATAATTAACATGTGTATGTCCTGTCAAAATGTGAACATTTGAGAACTCTTTTAATATTGACAATAATTCGTTTCCACTCGACATCGTAACGTTTGCAACAGGTTTACCTGTGGCAGTAAGCGATGTAGGTATGGCATGAACCTGTACATGCATAGCTACAAAAATAGGAGTTGATTTGTCAG
It contains:
- a CDS encoding sensor histidine kinase, which produces MNIFKKMPFHRELFITIAALFLLFVTAILIFQYSMEKEHRKELLNSTLQEYNDLIHKRIYNDTITFSQKSLDSIVHYITDKKLRVTILSAKTGEILMDNHESELSNKESHLSRPEIIQAIEKGSGYALRRSSSLNQSFFYSAKSYDNYLIIRSSLPFDIHIDSILNVDIGFFYFLIISSVITILILFYFCHKLGNSVSILKHFSKQAEQGFQLDTGIQPDKSDIGDVTRNLIRIYNNLRTTKEELSIEKEKLFKHLQFSKEGLAIFSADKKVIVANNLFVQYLNLITDTTIKNVESFFEEKEFYKIHEFVNKRRNARHIGEEFIADSIFLTKNGKTFQVECIIFQDHTFEIAINDITFQEKETQLKKQLTQNIAHELKTPVSSIQGYMETILSNPFLSEEKRSLFMQRCYAQTIRLAGLLRDISMLNRLDESNDLFDCAVVSLDKLVDDIFNESATQLAEHHMTAISRIPEETNICGNYSLLYSIFRNLTDNAISYAGDGSQVLVECYYKDDEYYYLSFSDTGTGVSQEHLNRLFERFYRVDKGRSRKLGGTGLGLAIVKNAVLFHKGEIMVKNGANGGLNFLFTLKRNQDSQLSY
- a CDS encoding putative porin, which translates into the protein MKKVVIIIWTICSFLILKAEKEKSVPGPYAWHITQPLGNIVPAPMDTLMLNYYQTDIPNARSVAYSTTGNLGGAGQSKIFFERPVTSEFFFKDPYSQWINTASNWTFYNSRIPMTLLSYGSGGSKKNAIDHLKAVFSGNATKQLEFGGGVDYILSRGHYQQQASKDFSYRLFGSYISDKYQLQAFVNVYNFVNQVNGGITNDDYILRPEELQGGQTKIDTKTIPVNLTDAYSRIRGQEYYATQRYNLGYYKETKKDTSIIETFIPVTSFIHTIEYNENKHRFVNNSITNDTTYFANTYLSNQGTNEINSWWSLRNTFGISLLEGFNKWAKMGLAAYATYEIRRFTQIGDTLTPGVVPDGCDPLPEFSNPPHHTDNLLWLGGEISKRQGKILTYNVNAKFGLLGSAIGDIDITGNIRSRFPLFKDTVQIRAYGFFRNTEVPYFYKHYTSNHFIWDNDFGKIRRFRVGGEFHIERWRTHLNIGVENLQNYVYFDKDALPRQESSIIQVFNATLKQDFKFGIFNLDNEITYQKSSKSSVIPLPELSVYSNMYLLFRIAKVLHVQLGVDCRYYTKYKSETFQPATLVFHNQDEIEVGNYPFMNAYVNMKLQKTRFYVLFSHANKGIFGGNNYFSMPHYPLNPSIFQLGLSIDFAN
- a CDS encoding LytR/AlgR family response regulator transcription factor — encoded protein: MNFWNKRVPGYNYEKKNLIKLVLFTALFAIIFINIYKPFSSPTWYRVTNFMFLVFSTLIVLTGVLVVVVSRIVMYYYAKKKPITYGDYILWVFFEIIFMSLFYTGYALSVNKERDVLQTLQESTINTALVLLLPYSILMLYFSWQEKEKQLELIDKVSAEKGESKVIAFYDEKRELRLSVKRSNLLYLESADNYVCIWYLNKDTITRYMLRSTLKAVEEELASDYILRCHRSYMVNFDHVKVLRKGKDGVFLELGIPNVPDIPISKTYSETVTQKFIQFTA
- a CDS encoding glycerophosphodiester phosphodiesterase, which encodes MKKIFPLLLFTTLSVAGISAQSKTHVIAHRGYWDCEGSAENSITSLKKAVEIGVYGSELDVWLTKDSVLIVNHNPTTLDGLKVEDCTAEQICKSKLKNGENIPLLIDYLSAGKNQDKTKLIIELKEQTGLEKQKLIARKTVDMVKNLGIEDKVEYITFSIITGDELIRLAPNAKVAYLSCNYSPAELKQKGYTGIDFSYLCMKKHPHWYDEAKACGLTINVWTVNKKDQMLELIDKKVDYITTNDPLLLQELLK
- a CDS encoding response regulator transcription factor; amino-acid sequence: MTIYKILVVDDEEDLCEILKFNLETEGYEVDSANSAEEALKMTLSEYKLIILDVMMGEMSGFKFANILRKNEKTAKIPIIFLTAKDTENDRLTGFNIGADDYISKPFSIREVMARVKAVLRRSVSEPDNEPAILSFDKLTLDPIKKKAFISQEEISLTKKEFEILKLLLSYPGQVFSREEILSKVWSDEVYVLDRTIDVNITRLRKKIGDYGKYIVTRLGYGYCFETV
- a CDS encoding transporter substrate-binding domain-containing protein, whose amino-acid sequence is MMVSKRILIYFILLISVILLMISLKNCSLSNPIQRDYKEINIEKILRVVTDFTPLTYYISDDTVIGFDYELAKLISKRSGWEVEIYPEVSLSKSLNGLEHNTYDIVARQLPITTENREKYSFTEPLLLNKQVLVQRKKEYNNGKTPIRNQLDLAKKTLYIVSNSPARLRINNLAHEIGDTIYIQEEHTYGSEQLIMMIATGEIDFAVCDESIAAAMSREYPQIDYQTDISFTQFQSWALRKDSPVLLDSMNLWLEEIKRSNDFSKLMDKYFR
- a CDS encoding AMP-binding protein, producing the protein MSNSLNAYIEESIKKNWERVALSDFNGVSYQFKDVARKIEKIHLLLESAGIKTGDKIAICGKNSSHWAVAFFATLTYGAVPVPILHEFKADNIHHIVNHSDAKFLFVGDAVWENLNEVHMKNLNGIILINDFSVLASKNKKLIETRNRLNELFGKKYPSRFTPDNVSYYKDKPDQLAIINYTSGSTGFSKGVMLSYRSLWSNVKFCIENLDFLQAGDNIVCMLPMAHMYGMVIETIHPFVKGCHLHFLTRVPSPKIIMDAFSEVKPKLIITVPLIIEKIIKSKVFPLLEKPLMRVLLKVPIIDTQLLLKIKNKLFETFGGNLQEMIIGGAGLNKEVEAFLKKIEFPFTIGYGMTECGPLISYAPWTENPPGACGRIVERMEMKVDSPDPENIVGELWVKGDNTMTGYYRNDEATKAIFRDGWMNTGDLCTVDSKGFIHLKGRNKNMILGPSGQNIYPEEIEDKLNNMPYVNESLIVEKDGKLVALIYPDIENACKSGISTEQIEKLMDENRQALNKELPAYSQISRVKVYFEEFEKTPKRSIKRYLYQHN
- a CDS encoding methylated-DNA--[protein]-cysteine S-methyltransferase, with the translated sequence MRSFYLYQTSLGKIWIAADENAIYRISFFEIWDAVEKETPAIREAYNQICDYLHGERKTFDLLLDPQGTPFQKSVWDELMKIPYGEVRSYKQIAEAVGNSKACRAVGMANNKNPLLIVVPCHRVIGSNGALVGYGGGLNNKNYLLKLEKEHS
- the xpt gene encoding xanthine phosphoribosyltransferase, with the translated sequence MELLKRRILEDGKCFEGGILKVDSFINHQMDPLLMEAIAKEFAKRFSHERINKIMTIEASGIAPAIMVGYIMKLPVVFAKKKEPKTMINALTTTVHSFTKDREYPISISSDYLTPQDYILCIDDFLANGNAALGMIELIHQAGAHLSGMGFIIEKEFQKGSELLRKKNIHVESLAVICSLDNCEIVIK